Part of the Triticum urartu cultivar G1812 chromosome 2, Tu2.1, whole genome shotgun sequence genome, TGCACTTGTGTGGCCTGAGCAGTATCCTACTCCTAATACCGTGGATTAGTTTAATAACGATgcatatattttattttatttgcaaagGTTTATAACTGGCTCTAACTTGAGGGTTTTTTTTTATCATCATCATGTTGGTGGTTGCCGGATGCCACGCCAGATCCCAACGGTACGTCGTCCTTCTCCCGCGCTTGTTTTAATATCCTGTCACGCGTCTCTGTCGCGTCTTCAATTTGATGCTATCTGCTACAAGAATCCGTGTTCTGCAACTTGCAACCCCGTTGAACAGCAACGCCTTTTCGTCCTGATTATACGATACTAGCTAAACAACACATATAcaggcatgcatgcatgcatgctgcATGGCTCGTGAACTCGCAGCCCCATACACAAACCATTAACGAATGAAAATAATTGGCTCGCCATTAACCTTCACTGAGATAATCTCTTCATGGGAATGTGAACTGGACTTGTGATTTGGTGAAATTTGGTGCATGCAGCGCCCATGTTCTACAAGGGGTGGTACCATTTCTTCTACCAGTACAACCCCAAGGGGGCGGTGTGGGGCAACATCGTGTGGGCGCACTCGGTGTCGCGCGACCTCATCAACTGGGTGGCGCTGGAGACGGCCATCCAGCCCAGCATCAAGTCCGACAAGTACGGCTGCTGGTCGGGCTCGGCCACCATCCTGCGCGACGGCACGCCGGCGATCATGTACACGGGCATCGACCGCGGCGACATCAACTACGAGGTACAGAACATCGCCTTCCCCAAGAACAAGTCGGACCCGCTGCTCCGCGAGTGGGTCAAGCCCAAGAGCAACCCGATCATCGTGCCGGAGGGCGGCATCAACGCCACCCAATTCCGGGACCCGACCACCGCGTGGTACGCCGACGGCCACTGGCGGCTGCTCATCGGCGCCCTCTCTGGCGCGTCCCGCGGCGTGGCGTACGTGTACCGGAGCCGCGACTTCATGCGGTGGACGCGGGTGAGGAAGCCGCTGCACTCGGCTCCCACGGGGATGTGGGAGTGCCCGGACCTGTACCCGGTCACGGTGGACGGCCGGCAGAACGGGCTCGACACCTCCGTCACGTCCAGCCCCAAGGTGAAGCACGTGCTGAAGAACAGCCTCGACCTGCGCCGCTACGACTACTACACCGTCGGCACCTACGACCGGAAGACGGAGCGGTACGTGCCGGACAACCCCGCCGGCGACGAGCACCACCTGCGGTACGACTACGGCAACTTCTACGCCTCCAAGACGTTCTACGACCCCGTCAAGCGCCGCCGCATCCTCTGGGGCTGGGCCAACGAGTCCGACACCGCCGTCGACGACGTCGCCAAGGGATGGGCCGGAATCCAGGTAGCTGCCTAATCATATCATATGCTGGTGTACGTAGTAACCAAAAAACTTTCATGTGCACCATGCATGCATGGTCTCAGTTATTATCCGTGTGATATTTTCAGGCGATTCCGAGGAAGGTTTGGCTGGACCCGAGTGGGAGGCAGCTGATGCAGTGGCCCGTGGAGGAGCTTGAGGCGCTGAGGGCGAAAAAGCCGGTGAGTCTCAAGGACCGGGTGGTGAAGCGGGGAGAGCACGTCGAGGTCACCGGGCTACGAAGCTCACAGGTGAGCGTGCGTGCCTTTCTGAGTTAGTTCGTGTGCAATCAAGGTGACATTTTCTAGTCTAGGACCAAAAGGCGATCGAGATCACTATGTACGTACTGCCTTGCCTTGAGTGGCGCCGGCCCTGCAGAATATATTGCCCAGCCAGTAGTATGTGTTATCCTGGACCGCGCTATCTTATCCGGCGCGCTTCTCATCCGAGTTGTGTCCAGTGTGCAGTGCCCACTCTCTTGTGCCTTTTCTACTCCGTAGATTTCACTACACCTGTCCTGCACTTTAACCTCAGCTCGGCGTCATGCGTTCTGTTCCGGTCCATTACAGCTTAGAAAACTAGACTCGTCGTCACGCGCACATTGGCATTGGCCTTGCACGCACACCTCCAATCTAGCTAGGCTCCAACTGAACTGGTGCAACCTAACAATAGATCGTTTTAATTTGACCAACATAATGTCTGTTCCCTTTTGTAAGCGTGTGGTGATGAGTTCATGGTTAATTACCGGACTAACTTGTTTCATCAGGCTGACGTCGAGGTGAGCTTTGAGGTGCCGAGCCTGGAGGGAGCGGAGGCGCTGGACCCGGCGCTAGCCAACGACGCCCAGAAGCTGTGCAGCGTGAGGGGTGCCGACGTGGAAGGCGGCGTGGGCCCCTTCGGTCTGTGGGTGCTCGCCTCGTCCAAGCTGGAGGAGAAGACGGCGGTCTTCTTCCGGGTGTTCAAGGCCGCGCGCAACATCAACAGCACCAAGCCGGTGGTCCTCATGTGCTCCGACCCCACCACGTAATGACATCTCCTGATCCTCATTTCTCCCTTAAATTCATTATTTCTCACGCATGTGACATGCACACATTAGCTAGCGTTGATTTAATGTTGGGCTTCTTTGCTCGGTGCAGGTCATCTTTGAACCCGAACCTCTACAAGCCGACGTTCGCAGGCTTTGTTGATACTGACATAGCGAAGGGCAAGATATCTCTGAGGAGCCTGGTACGATATTGGCTACCATATGTTCCTCATCTCGTACATACAATATATAAGTTAACAAATGGATCATTCGTACTGATTTTGTTTGCCCATACTTTCTCTGTCTAGATCGATCGGTCCGTCATCGAGAGCTTCGGGGCAGGAGGCAGGACCTGCATCCTCTCCCGGGTTTATCCAACGCTCGCCCTAGGCAAGAACGCTCACCTTCATGTTTTCAATAACGGCAAGGCGGACATCAAGGTGTCACAGCTCACGGCGTGGGAGATGAAGAAGCCAGCGCTCATGAACGGTGCTTAGAATTTAGGGTGGATATCTACACGCAGGCTTCCTATACATGTGCCTGAATTTGGCTCACGTTCTGTTAAATTGGTCTCTGGTGAAACATGATTGGTCTGTGAGGGTACGTATGTAGCTAGGTTTGTACGTAGTATAAGTGCACTACGAAGGGATCATTTTGCCCGTAGGAACAATAAAAGTTCTATGCATATTCTGTCGTGCGCATGGGTGGAAAGTATATATATTATCGGGCGAGTTTTAGCTTCCAAGGTTGCACTCTCTCTATCTAGCCATTATATCACTAAAGGAAAGGTTCATTTTTGTGAATATGACCATCGCCGGGTTTACATCTGGTCTCTAAACCCTACAACCTGACAAGCTTCACCCATGACGTTTACATTATTTAattcattttttttcaaaaatcagcCACTTAGAAGTGTAGATCACTCCTGTAAAAATTACATTACCTAAAATTAAAATCTTAATAACAATAAGCAAAATGAAACTACAAATTTATTAAGTGAGATTAAGATTAGGATGTTCGACCTTGTTTTCTAAGGCTTTCAGACTCCCGAAGTGGGGGTATCATAGCAAGTAGTAGCATCAATGTATCATGCATGCTAAGTTGCTAACTTGGCAATTTGGTTGAGGTGCAATGCCATTAAATGAAGAGCATATTAAGCGATGTGTCACTGTGCGCCATGCAAAACAATAAATGTGTTCATCTAAATACTAACATAGATACTATGCACTGCAAAAGTAGTACTAGTGTGTGATATACTCCACCAGAAGTAGCCTTAGAAAAAGGACCCAAATGCAAAGACTTGACAGCAAAATAAGTAGACAATTAATAGCGATTAATTTTAGACATATTTTGTCCACGAGCCACTTTAAAGATACAACCAATGCCACTGCTATATGTCAGTTGGGCCAATTGGATTGGGGGTCGGGGCGGGGGCGGGGAGCCTCTCACGCCGATTAGACCTAAGTAATGACTTGGACCGCCTCATCATCGCAACCAAGGGGCTGCCAAAACCTTTCTTTCTGAGATTTGATAATACGTGCTATTGGATTGATACCAACCTACTACAAAAAGTGGTGTGCGTGCATTGAAGGACTATGGATGTCAACGAGGGAGTGATGGATGAATACAAGATTGCATGGTTTAGCAAATTCATTGGTTTTGGAGAATTGTGGTATTGTATTTCACTAAAATGTACTAGGCGAACGTATATGAAGAGACCAATTAGCAAGCAATATGGATATAGTGAAATGCTACTAGCTTCATGTAAACAAAGATATGCTACACCATCACTAAAATCATTTTCATACCCCCTTAAATATCGCAAAGAAAGATGAATGGGCGTAGCTCAGTTTGTTAGGTTACTTGTGCTCAAACAAACCCATCCGAGTTCGAGTTTTAGACTTGACATGGGTGCTCGTAGTTTCCTCCTGAATTTATTCCAAACTTTCCGACGGTGTTTGTTCAGTGAAATACGAACATCCCGTTGATTACATGGGGCCTCTGGTGACTTTGCCAATTTGAAGATTTGTCTGCTTAGTCTCTCATAAATGATCATATGGGTATGGTATGTGTGTAAGCACTCATAGGGATGAGTCTGTGTGCGTGTGTGTATGTTTCGCAAAAAATAATATCAAAAGAATACAACATGAACATGATAAACATTGTGCTGACAAAAAAGTCATCCTCCATATGTCAATCATTTGCCCTTCCAATTGCTAAGCGTTTGTCTCGAACTGGTCTTCTATCCCTTCCACTAACGCGAGCGCCTACTCCTCGTCCTCATCCGCGTCCTTCATGGTAATATTTGCCATGGCCATGGGGTCGCCATCCTCCTCATCTGCCTCCTCCATGGTGATCTCTATCATGGCCATAGgctcgccctcctcctcctccagagAGCTCGTGGATTGGCCCTAATGCATGCCTGGCATCGGGCCTCCATGCCGCAGACCTTTGTGCGATTTGGTTGCAACGCCATGGCAAACAGTGAACGATGGACGAGGATGCGAAGGGGTGAGAAGGGATGGTTGAACAGCGGCTCGGACGGTAGGAGAAGAGTTTGGAGGGGTAGGGTTTTGGGGTGTAGCGGGCCGGTTTAAATAGCTGGGGTAGGCGGAGCGGCAGATTGAATGTGAGTACCAGCCGGAGTAGGCTTCTCGGTTGTTATGCCGGTGTGAATGTCGGGTGGGTGGACGGCCGACTCTCAGCCGTCATGTCCGCTCTGACTGGCATGAATGCCGCGTGGAGAGAGGGTTCTAGAACGAGCGGGCGCGACGAGAAAGGATCTTTTGGGTGGGGCTGCCTTGTCGGAGTCCGACATGGTGGACATTCAAACTCTCCAAACCTTTTAGTTTGGTGTTGGTTTTGCGGGATTTTGGACGTCCGGACCAGTCCGAACAAGTTTGATGACCACTGTTGGATAACTAAAGTGTCTACACGATCCGATCAGGACATTTGCATGAGGTTTGGTGATCCGCGCTAAAGCAAAAAACTATATGTTCTACTCCCTCCAATGTGTACTGTTGCAAGATAAATGTAAACTTGTCGCAACTGATTGTAGGTGCTTTTGTTTCGGTACACTTTAAACTAAAACCATGATAAGAATTATGAAAAAGGGGAATATTTTTGAACGAAAATAGCTACTCCCTCCGATCTATATTACTTATCTTTGGTTTAGTACAAAGTTGCAAAGGGGTGTGCCAAAACAAAAGCTACATATTATTTCTTGAACGAAATAGTTATATATTATCGTCACACATGTCTGGACAAGACAATAAGTGGCAGCAGGCATCAAAGATGAAGCTCTCCGTCTGCCCGTGCTACGTAGCTGTCCAGCACTGTCCACTGAACTTGATCCTCTCCATTGTTCAGCAACGTGAGGTACAACTGAAGGAAACTGGCCATATTCCAGCAACGGCGAGCAGTTGAGAAGAGTCCGGAGACAGCGTCCGATCAGAGGCCACTCCGTGAGTGCAGTGCCAGCAAAACAGCGACGTTTGAGAATCATGTCGAATCACGAAAACCTATCCATTGATGTGCTCTACTCACGTTCACGCAAGAGGGCTTGTAAAAACGTAGACGACGTTCTAATCTAGGCTGGTCCCGTCGCTACCACTCTAGCTTGACGCCATGTATGGATACACTGCAGCGGACACGGCGCCCTCACCAATCATCTCTACGGCCAGCGGCGCACGCGCACGTTCTGGTACTCCACCTCCTCTTTCGCCTTCGGCCGGTAGCCGCCCCCGCACCGTACGTCCCGGCGGCAACGTGGAGCGGCCAGCCTCGATGCGTGCATGCGTGGATGATCAACGAATGACGGGCGGCAATGGCGTGGAGAAACAGTGCGCGGCCGTGAGAAGTGCTGCTTCCGTTGGGTCACATGCACGCGTTGCCGGCCGGGAAAGGTCCGTCCGCCCTGGAGCAATGGAGGATCGCATGCAGATGCAGGACGAGTGGACGGACGCACACCGGAGCCGAGCAAGTGACGGGCACGCATGAGTCACGGTCTATGAAGCGGCCACTGACGCCGACAGGGCTCCGGTGGCGGTGCGCGCGTGGCCCAGTGGCTCTCGCGATCGTCCCAGATCCGCCTTTCGGGAGGCCGATCGCGGAGACGAGCGGCTTGTGGCTTGCTGGCAACGGCGATAATGTGGGATTCCAGATCAAATCAAAGGTGACGCCAGTTGTGCCTGCCCAATGTGGCCTCTTGCAGTTGCAGCCCTCGACGATGTGACGTGGAAGGCAATGATATATTTCCGAGGGACGTGTATGGGGGTTCGGTAAGGTGATGGAGAGTTTCTTTCTTGGTGAGGTAGTAGGAGTAGTGGCGATCCGCGATGCGAGTACATGTGGGTGGATACTGGATAGAGCCGGAGATCGCCATGAGCTCCTGAGGCTGCACTTTTCCGTTGCCTGATTCAGATAGGTAGATATATATATGCCCACTGGTGGTACTCGAACCTGCCGGCCCTGCAGCTAGAGTGGCCAAGTGGCCATACATCGGCCGTGAGTGAGGTACTGAGGTGCCATCCATGTCCATCCTGGGTGGCTGGATTCCTGGCCATATGCCTTCGACGTCCCTGAGGCGAGAGTGACGCCTTGCGCAAAGTTACTTTCGGGCCTTGCAAGTTTGTTCTTACATTGGTCTTTGAACGTTTTAACAGTCTTTTTTCATGGACGTCGATGTTTTGGACCAAACGCCTCTATCAGCACACATCACGTCACGTCACCGCATACATGCATAAATGATGAAGCTGATGATGTCAGCGGATATCGTTTGCGTTATcagtttttaaaatgttttatctcttaatgAAAATTTTGATTGAAAAACTGTTTTTATCATTAAATCTGTTGCgacgagatcttcgaaactagatcccataTCGATATGTTTCGACGACTTTTTTTTGTTAAAAATTGTCATTTTGTTTCACATAAATTGTCATGGTGTTTATACAGAAATTGCCATGATATATTTAAACTATTTTTTCTCCTACGTTTAAAGTAATTTTGACATGTTATAAAGAAAGGAAATTAAGAAACTAAATTTGCCATGGTGTATTACTAAAATTTGCCATGATCCATGGATAATTTTGACATGGTTCATAACTAAAAAGAAATTCGTCATCTATTACTTTAAAAATGCATGGTCAATGACTCAAATTTGCCATGAACcaaaactaaaattgccatgatgAATTACATAAATTTATCATGATACATGCACTAAAATTTGCCATGGTTCATAAAAAATCATGGTCGAAatactaaaattgccatgatctATAAACTAAAATTGTTGTGATCTACAAACTAAATTTGCTATGATGAATTACTAAAGATTGCCATGATCCATTAATTAAATTTGCCATGGTGAATAACTAAAATTTGCCATGGTCAATTAATAAATTTACGGTGGAAGTAGTTGAAATACAATGGTACCTTTAAATCTAGAAGAAAAAATATAGATAaaacatatcatggcaacttTAGTATAAACACTATGGCAATTTTAGTATAACATCATGGCAAGTTTTGGCCAAAAAAAGTCGTTGAAACATATCAATatgagatctagttttgaagatctcgtcgaGACGGATTTAATGATGAAAACGATTTTTTAATTGGACTCTTTATTGAAGAAATGAAATATTTTTTAGTCCAAAAACCAAAAACATTCCACTGATGTCTTTTGTTTGATGTGGCAAAATGGATGATAATGAAGGCGTTTGGACCATGTTATTTCGTGTCACGTGTGTGGCACTTATTATTTGAGTTTTTCATAGTCAAACAATCTGACATTACAGATTAAGTGTAAAGTTATGAGATGTTAGGTCTTAGGTGGTCGCTTGGAGGGGGAGGAAGGATGGCTCCTTTTCTTCACAGTGATCATGCATCGTGGCTTTAGA contains:
- the LOC125538040 gene encoding beta-fructofuranosidase, insoluble isoenzyme 2-like, whose amino-acid sequence is MVVLGGRVAWACSVLLLLQLAGASHVVYETHLLEAEAAAADVPPSILDPELSTGYHFRPIKNWINDPNAPMFYKGWYHFFYQYNPKGAVWGNIVWAHSVSRDLINWVALETAIQPSIKSDKYGCWSGSATILRDGTPAIMYTGIDRGDINYEVQNIAFPKNKSDPLLREWVKPKSNPIIVPEGGINATQFRDPTTAWYADGHWRLLIGALSGASRGVAYVYRSRDFMRWTRVRKPLHSAPTGMWECPDLYPVTVDGRQNGLDTSVTSSPKVKHVLKNSLDLRRYDYYTVGTYDRKTERYVPDNPAGDEHHLRYDYGNFYASKTFYDPVKRRRILWGWANESDTAVDDVAKGWAGIQAIPRKVWLDPSGRQLMQWPVEELEALRAKKPVSLKDRVVKRGEHVEVTGLRSSQADVEVSFEVPSLEGAEALDPALANDAQKLCSVRGADVEGGVGPFGLWVLASSKLEEKTAVFFRVFKAARNINSTKPVVLMCSDPTTSSLNPNLYKPTFAGFVDTDIAKGKISLRSLIDRSVIESFGAGGRTCILSRVYPTLALGKNAHLHVFNNGKADIKVSQLTAWEMKKPALMNGA